The Tubulanus polymorphus chromosome 1, tnTubPoly1.2, whole genome shotgun sequence genome contains a region encoding:
- the LOC141906412 gene encoding Golgi reassembly-stacking protein 2-like, with translation MGGSQSVEIPGGGTEGYHVLRVQDNSPGSAAGLEAFFDFIVAIGNSRLNQDNETLKETLKSNIEKPVTMMVYSSKTQNVREVSITPSHNWGGQGLLGVSIRFCSFEGANENVWHVLEVQPNSPADLASLRSNTDYIIGADSVLHESEDLFTLIESHEGKPLKLYVYNTDADSCREVTITPNGSWGGEGSLGCGIGYGYLHRIPTRQFPSSADLGQVLSQTVPTNPTPDGFSEVSLSGSPGVAPVNTTTTMSSPAMTAGTPTIPVIPPVAPLPTGHAAPVMPPPGMPPLPDISALPSLSTLPPLTTPISIPGMPPVSIPLNLNNPGYPVPLTTNITLPTMPAVNNLPPPTTLPDISNLTINTTTSQTSEVKVDNIAGSGEPTQPVAS, from the exons ATGGGAGGATCTCAAAGTGTTGAGATACCTGGCGGTGGAACTGAAGGATATCATGTATTGAGG GTCCAGGATAATTCACCTGGAAGTGCTGCAGGGCTTGAAGCATTTTTCGATTTCATTGTCGCAATAGGGAACTCTCGATTG AATCAAGACAATGAAACTTTGAAAGAAACGTTAAAATCAAACATAGAGAAACCGGTGACAATGATGGTTTACAGCAGCAAAACTCAAAATGTCAGAGAAGTGTCCATTACGCCCAGTCATAATTGGGGAGGACAAGGTTTATTAGGCGTCAGTATCAG ATTTTGTTCATTCGAAGGAGCGAATGAGAATGTATGGCATGTACTG GAAGTGCAACCCAACTCACCAGCTGATTTGGCATCATTACGATCAAATACAGATTATATAATTGGTGCAGATTCAGTTTTACACGAG AGTGAAGATTTATTTACGTTGATTGAATCGCACGAAGGTAAACCTCTCAAGCtgtatgtttataatacaGACGCTGATAGTTGTCGCGAGGTGACTATTACTCCTAACGGTTCATGGGGTGGAGAAGGAAG TTTGGGTTGTGGTATTGGATACGGTTATTTACATCGTATTCCGACGAGACAATTTCCATCTTCCGCTGATTTAGGTCAGGTTTTATCTCAAACAGTTCCTACGAACCCCACACCTGATGGATTCTCTGAG GTATCGTTATCCGGAAGTCCTGGAGTAGCACCGGTCAATACAACAACTACTATGAGTAGTCCCGCAATGACGGCTGGTACACCAACTATACCAGTCATCCCTCCTGTCGCACCACTCCCTACAG GTCATGCAGCACCGGTTATGCCACCACCAGGGATGCCACCTCTACCAGATATAAGCGCGTTACCATCTTTATCGACGTTACCGCCATTAACAACACCAATCTCAATACCAGGCATGCCACCAGTTTCAATTCCTCTGAATCTAAATAATCCAG GTTACCCGGTACCGTTAACCACTAATATTACATTACCAACAATGCCCGCTGTAAATAACCTTCCGCCCCCGACAACGCTAccagatatttcaaatcttaccATAAATACGACTACATCTCAAACATCGGAAGTCAAAGTGGACAATATCGCGGGTTCTGGAGAACCGACGCAGCCAGTCGCTTCATAA
- the LOC141903099 gene encoding zinc finger CCHC-type and RNA-binding motif-containing protein 1-like yields the protein MSGGIAPSKTTVYVSNLPFSLTNNDLHKIFEKYGKVVKVTIVKDRETRRSKGVAFVLFLERESVYKCVNAMNNVQMFGRTIKCSVARDNGRAADFIRRKEYPDKSKCYECGETGHLSYKCPKNLLGIREPPKKEKKRKNHLEDENSDEEENENTQQDDSLAAAIAYQDKIRAENFKASSSSGTSTFCDEPKKKRYKKDAYFSDEEDLSD from the coding sequence ATGAGCGGAGGAATAGCACCGAGCAAGACAACAGTCTATGTATCAAATCTACCCTTTTCGCTGACGAACAATGATCTTCACAAGATCTTCGAGAAATATGGAAAAGTGGTCAAAGTAACGATCGTTAAAGATCGTGAAACGCGCCGCAGTAAAGGAGTCGCGTTCGTTTTATTTCTCGAACGAGAAAGCGTTTATAAATGCGTCAACGCGATGAACAACGTTCAAATGTTCGGACGAACGATAAAGTGCAGCGTCGCGCGGGACAACGGCAGAGCGGCCGATTTCATCCGACGCAAGGAATATCCCGATAAATCGAAATGCTACGAATGCGGCGAAACCGGACATTTGAGTTATAAATGTCCGAAAAATCTCTTGGGCATTCGCGAACCTCCGAAAAAGGAGAAAAAACGGAAAAATCATTTAGAGGACGAAAACTCAGATGAAGAGGAGAATGAGAATACGCAGCAAGACGACAGTTTAGCCGCTGCTATCGCGTATCAAGATAAAATCAGAGCGGAAAATTTTAAAGCTTCGTCATCATCGGGAACTTCGACGTTTTGTGACGAACCGAAGAAAAAACGTTACAAAAAAGACGCTTATTTCAGCGATGAAGAAGATTTAAGTGATtaa